One Triticum dicoccoides isolate Atlit2015 ecotype Zavitan chromosome 4B, WEW_v2.0, whole genome shotgun sequence genomic window carries:
- the LOC119292327 gene encoding uncharacterized protein LOC119292327, translated as MLYNIHCRAQIQALQALFDELGHSNDLMLVNLVSLELVRIACESYALLRPLIKEYVFWACPELENLSVMACLSLEIQMLEHDVLPQLKVQEAKLEQGALEALLLMKNSAILLLDLRKRFMLALGVLLAEDDLVLARVKKLSIMLKDTADDVLEGNGNIAWLEERVPLLVQLVTNVLETPCIIGYDSSSRALRGSGINGRSSEDATSSGALQPSSPLRCAW; from the exons ATGCTCTACAATATCCACTGCCGTGCCCAAATCCAAGCCCTGCAGGCCCTCTTCGATGAGCTGGGCCACTCCAATGACTTAATGCTTGTGAATCTTGTCTCTCTAGAGTTGGTGCGCATAGCGTGCGAGTCGTATGCACTCCTCCGCCCGCTGATCAAGGAGTATGTGTTCTGGGCATGCCCGGAGCTGGAAAACCTCTCGGTCATGGCATGCTTGTCGCTGGAAATCCAAATGCTCGAGCATGATGTGTTACCCCAGCTCAAGGTTCAGGAAGCCAAGCTGGAACAGGGCGCCCTGGAAGCCCTCCTACTCATGAAGAACTCAGCAATTTTGCTCTTAGATCTGAGGAAGCGCTTTATGTTAGCCTTGGGCGTATTGCTTGCCGAGGACGATCTGGTCTTAGCCCGAGTCAAAAAGCTGAGCATAATGCTAAAGGATACTGCTGATGATGTACTCGAAGGTAATGGTAACATTGCCTGGCTTGAGGAGCGTGTCCCGTTGCTGGTCCAGCTGGTCACCAATGTGTTGGAGACCCCG TGCATCATTGGTTACGACTCCAGCTCGCGCGCCCTCCGTGGATCAGGCATCAACGGTCGCAGTTCTGAGGACGCCACCTCCTCTGGTGCTCTGCAACCATCTTCCCCACTAAG GTGTGCGTGGTGA